In Pedobacter sp. W3I1, one DNA window encodes the following:
- a CDS encoding STAS/SEC14 domain-containing protein, with product MLTEITGLPDHIFGVRATGEVTNDDVKSVLLTGLKRTAERFKEIRYLLVLETDVKNFTAGAWVEDVKAGLQHFTKWKKIAVVSAEKGVEWFTDIFTVATPGKSKGFKPEEIEDAKAWLNTED from the coding sequence ATGCTAACAGAAATAACAGGACTACCAGATCATATTTTTGGTGTAAGAGCTACTGGGGAAGTGACGAATGACGATGTAAAGAGCGTTTTATTAACCGGCTTGAAAAGAACCGCTGAGCGATTTAAGGAAATCAGGTATCTACTTGTCTTAGAAACCGACGTAAAAAATTTCACAGCTGGAGCATGGGTAGAGGATGTTAAAGCTGGCTTACAGCATTTTACCAAATGGAAAAAAATTGCCGTAGTAAGTGCCGAAAAAGGAGTGGAGTGGTTTACTGATATTTTCACAGTAGCTACGCCAGGTAAATCTAAAGGCTTTAAACCGGAAGAGATAGAAGATGCAAAAGCATGGCTAAATACTGAAGACTAA
- a CDS encoding alpha/beta hydrolase, with translation MKTNLLKPLTLVCGLAVLLSACTGGTKTTTVTDSTITDSTVMAALKPAGPAPEWGKTIKPEMQVVIEKLSSYGDKPIETLSAADARKNHTPTDAVMDLVKQNNITVPAAKLDTMGKDIDVSGGKIHLRIYTPKEGNGPYPLIVYYHGGGFVLANLAVYHASAQALAEQVGAIVVSVAYRLAPENKFPTAHNDAFTAYEWAVKNAVDLKADPAKIAVVGESAGGNLAANVSIMARDKHIMLPVHQVLIYPIAQADMNTESYKMYENAKPLNKAMMSWFTEKYLNTMIEAQDPKISLVNANLKGLPATTIITAEIDPLHDDGVMLADKMKAAGVKVDSKNYEGVTHEFFGMALLVPEAKAAQAYVANQLKAAFK, from the coding sequence ATGAAAACCAACTTGTTAAAACCTCTTACTCTTGTTTGTGGGCTGGCTGTTTTGCTTTCTGCCTGTACGGGCGGAACAAAAACGACTACCGTTACCGATTCGACTATAACTGATTCTACGGTAATGGCTGCATTAAAACCTGCAGGACCAGCGCCCGAATGGGGAAAAACAATAAAGCCGGAAATGCAGGTAGTTATCGAAAAATTAAGTAGTTATGGAGATAAGCCTATAGAGACTTTAAGTGCTGCTGATGCGCGTAAGAATCATACGCCAACAGATGCCGTGATGGATTTGGTAAAACAAAACAACATCACTGTACCAGCTGCTAAGCTAGATACCATGGGTAAAGATATTGATGTAAGCGGAGGTAAAATCCATCTACGCATTTATACGCCCAAAGAAGGAAACGGACCTTATCCACTCATTGTTTACTATCATGGTGGCGGTTTTGTGCTTGCCAATTTAGCTGTTTATCATGCATCTGCACAGGCTTTGGCCGAGCAGGTAGGTGCAATTGTAGTTTCAGTAGCCTACCGCTTAGCACCCGAAAATAAGTTTCCTACAGCGCATAACGATGCTTTTACAGCTTACGAATGGGCAGTAAAAAATGCGGTTGATTTAAAGGCAGATCCGGCTAAGATTGCAGTTGTTGGCGAAAGTGCAGGTGGTAATTTAGCGGCAAACGTGTCCATTATGGCCAGAGACAAACACATTATGCTTCCTGTGCACCAAGTTTTGATCTATCCTATCGCTCAGGCAGATATGAATACTGAATCATATAAAATGTATGAAAATGCAAAACCATTAAACAAAGCAATGATGAGCTGGTTTACGGAAAAATACTTAAACACTATGATTGAAGCGCAGGACCCTAAAATATCACTGGTTAATGCCAATTTAAAAGGGCTCCCAGCCACAACCATTATAACGGCCGAAATAGATCCTTTACACGATGATGGTGTAATGCTGGCTGATAAAATGAAAGCTGCCGGGGTAAAAGTTGACAGTAAAAATTATGAGGGCGTGACACATGAATTCTTTGGTATGGCGCTGCTTGTGCCAGAAGCAAAAGCGGCACAGGCTTATGTAGCGAATCAATTGAAAGCTGCTTTTAAATAA